The following proteins come from a genomic window of Penaeus monodon isolate SGIC_2016 chromosome 22, NSTDA_Pmon_1, whole genome shotgun sequence:
- the LOC119587149 gene encoding DNA-binding protein HEXBP-like, translating to MSGSKCYKCNRMGHFARECPMGSGPGLRGRGGPRDLYSLEKCYKCNRPGHFARDCKEEEDHCYRCDGVGHIAKDCEHSSDEPSCYNCSKMGHIARDCPEPERTCYVCNKSGHISRQCTENKSENRNAKCYVCGKIGHISRECPIGGEQENEKRCYVCGASGHISRECPQGESDTTCYRCNLKGHMARNCPKCYMCGGFGHISRQCEMVA from the exons ATGTCAGGTTCCAAGTGTTACAAGTGTAACCGCATGGGCCACTTCGCCAGAGAGTGCCCCATGGGAAGCGGTCCAGGCCTCAGAGGCCGTGGGGGTCCAAGGG ACCTCTACTCCTTAGAAAAATGCTACAAGTGCAACCGTCCAGGTCACTTTGCTCGTGactgcaaggaggaggaggatcactGCTACCGCTGTGATGGTGTGGGCCACATTGCCAAGGACTGTGAACATTCTTCAGATGAAC CCTCATGCTACAACTGCTCCAAGATGGGCCACATCGCTAGGGATTGTCCAGAGCCAGAACGCACCTGCTATGTGTGCAACAAGAGCGGGCACATCTCCCGTCAGTGCACTGAAAATAAGAGTGAGAACCGTAATGCAAAG TGCTATGTCTGTGGCAAAATTGGTCACATCTCCAGGGAGTGCCCTATTGGAGGAGAGCAAGAGAATGAGAAGCGTTGTTATGTGTGCGGCGCTTCTGGGCATATCTCAAGGGAGTGCCCTCAGGGTGAATCTGATACTACATGTTACAG gTGCAACCTGAAGGGCCACATGGCTCGCAACTGCCCCAAATGTTACATGTGTGGTGGCTTTGGGCACATTTCCCGCCAGTGTGAGATGGTGGCTTAG